The following DNA comes from Alnus glutinosa chromosome 6, dhAlnGlut1.1, whole genome shotgun sequence.
AAAATTCCCACGAATTAGTGAATAGGTAGgattttttcttacattttttttttcaaataatatcaaaCAACAGCTAGCTCaaaaataattcataaatttCACCGTAAGTGTGAAATACTTAAATTATATAGACAAATAAAAAACTCATACAaataaagagaaggagaaaTAAAAGTTTAGTGCTAGTTAAGTTGACGAGAGTACTAGTTACTCGTTACAAGAACTTTGGTCTTTATCGATTGTCGCTAAAAGTCTGATAATCGTCGCTAATAAGTCGTGCAGTTGTTCTGTCGGAAAAAGCTCTGAGAGACGACCTTAGTGCCTGATACTGTCAGAGGttattattctatatatatatatatatatatatatatatatatatatatatatatatatatatataccgaaTCATTTGTTGGTCCATTTTCTCTATCCCTCACCTTTCCCTTCATCCAGTGGGGGCGCGCACTCAACTGGTTTTAGTATACATAACTTTCGATTTTGTTAATAGAACATTTCCCCCACTACttagctaattaattaattgtgagCACTAGCACCGGGAAAAGATAATTAAGAATTCTATAGAGAAGACCTAGACCTTGACTATTGGATGGCTTAATTTCTTCGGTGATCACAAGTGATTAATAGAAAAAAGCAATAACCAAGAGATCGAGCGCGTacacatttttttgtttgggcaAAATTGGTTGTTTATGGTGAGAAATTATGAATTTTCACTTAAtggagaaattttattttacaccgagcctgttaaatcatcatttattctaaaattttaaatttatgtggaagagtaaatttaatcatttaatttataccTTAACACTGTTGAGcctgttaaatcaccacttatcccaaaactTTAAGTTTATACAgaagaataaatttaatcatttaatttttacctTAATATTTTCCCTCACATGTAGGCTCAAACTGCTCCTTTGTAAGTGATGatcaacacgtagaatatttaattgaaatgagaggtaaactGTAGAGTCACTATTCGAAATCAGGACCTCTACATTGATACCAtgcatgttaaatcaccatttatcctCCATTTATAAGTGACGACCAAtaaatagaatatttaattgaaataagagttAAATTTTAGAGTTATGATTCGAATTCAGGATctctgctctaataccaaattaAGGGTATGTTTGGGATTGTGTTTGAAAATAGCTAGAGCTTTTAAAGTCGAAAAGAGTTTTtgtggaaaaaataataaaaaaaccccATTTTCAAGCTTTTTCCAAAAGTCTTTAgcttttttagagcaaaaaagtcAAAGAGATACTTCTTGAGGTTTTTACCAAGTAGACTCACTTTTGCTTTACACAGCTTTCTATgtactaaaagtactttttaaactTCTTAACGCAATCTTAAACAGATTctaatttatctcaaaagcttaagctaatagaaaataaaaataaataaataaacataaactacaaaaaaaaaaaaaaaaaaaaaactaactgtGTTTAATTAGTGTCGCTTGAATAGTGTCATTTTTTGGCAAAAAACTGACAGTATTCATTTAATTTTGCGTTGTTTACTGATCAAACGAtactaaattcaaatttttttagtgTCTTTTAGTATTCAAACGAAACtaaattcaatttttagttCGTTTACTATTCAAAGGATGCATTAAGCGTCGTTTTGTACAAGCGATACTAATTAACCCAAACAActctagttttttatttttttggtagtgatatcatttaatttataaatttaacttCTAAACAAAACTACTAAACTTGTATTGTATCATCACACGTAGGTATTTCTAGTTTCTAATTCATTCCTAGGACTGCAGCTCTAGATttgatgaagaacgaagaagtGCATGCCATCATAGGACCTCAAAGGTCAGCACAAGCCAAGTTTGTCATAGATATGGCTGAAAAGGCACAGGTTCCCATCCTTTCTTTCTCAGCCACAAGTCCCTCTCTTTCCCCAAAACAGAATCCATTTTTCATTCGGACAGCCCAAGATGACTCGGCTCAAGTGAAAGCCATAATCACCTTAATTCAATTTTATGGTTGGCAAGAAGTCATCCCTATCTACGAAGACACAGATTATGGCAACGACTTAGTTCCGTATTTGACAGACGCCTTCCAAGAGGCTGATGTCCGTGTGCCTTACAGAAGTGTCATTCCTCCATCTTCAAAAGAGAATGATATCTTGGAGGAGCTTAACAAATTAAAGGCAATGCAAACAAGAATATTCCTCGTACACATGACTGCTTCTCTTGGCAAGAAGCTGTTTGTACTTGCAAAGAATGCTGAAATGATGAGCGAAGGGTATGCGTGGATAATCACACAAGAGTTATCAGGTTTGTTTGATCCTATTGTTTCTACGTTTATGGATTCCATGCAAGGCGTATTAGGAATCAGGCCATACATACGCATGTCAAAAGATCTTCAAGATTTCCAGGGAAGATGGAGAAAAAATTTCACCTCAGGAAAGCcagactatatatataagattccTGGACTGAGCCTCTTTGGATTATGGGCATATGATACTGTTTGGGCATTGGCTATGGCGGTGGAGAAGGCTAGCCTAGAGAATTCTAGTTACGTGAAGCAAAATGCTACGAAAAGCAATGTTGATCTTGCGGCTCTAGGAATATCTGAAATAGGGCCAAAGCTTCTGAGCACAATTTTAAGTAGCACTAGATTTCAAGGACTAAGTGGAGATTTTCATTTGGTTAAGGGGCAGTTAGAAGCATCAGCCTTTGAAATATTCAATGTTATAGGGGATAGCGAGAGAATTATTGGGTATTGGACCCCCCAGAAAGGGCTTTCAAGAGAATTATTCAATGTCTCAATTTCCAAGGACAAACTCAAGCAACCAGTGTGGCCTGGATACACAGCAGACCAGCCAAAAAAGTTGAGAATTGGGGTTCCACTAAGAGAtggttttaatgaatttatcaGAGTTGAATGGTGTGCTCAGACTAATGAGCCGAAGGTATCTGGGTTTTCAATTGATATGTTCCATGCTGTACTGGCTGTGTTACCGTTTCCTCTTCCTCATGAGTATGTGCCCTACGTGAATGAAAGTAGGCAGAGTGCAGGGACTTACGATGAACTTCTTTACCAAATTAAGCTTAAGGTGACTACTAGTACTTTACCTTTCTAATTAATATACAAGGAAACTTCACTTTAACATTTCAaaactttcattatttttttaagtttaaaaactctcgaTAAAGGTattaaatttctaattttttgcatTGTCACTCCTCCGTTAagttttaacagaaaatcctaacggacgtcttgaaaattaccaaaatactctcttgttttttaaaatatatatatatataaatatgatgaTCATCGAAATGCAGAAGTTTGATGCGGTGGTCGCAGACACAACAATTGTCGCTAATCGCTCCTCGTATGTGGATTTTACATTACCTTATTCCGAATCAGGCGTGTCAATGGTTGTTGTAATGAAAGACAGTGAGAAGGAAAACATATGGATTTTCTTGAAGCCGCTAAGCTGGGATCTTTGGTTAACAATCGGGGCTGCCTCCATTTTCACAGGTTTGACAATATGGGCTCTTGAACACCGTGTAAATACTAGGTTTAGAGGGCCCCGAGAGCAACAGATTGGCATGATCTTCTGGTTCTCCTTCTCAACGCTCATCTTGGGTCACAGTACGTAAATTCTCTTCCTTTTCCCTACAAATaaacacagttttttttttttaacgataaTTAAATGGGGCCTCTGTTTCCaagaaattaaacaaattaatctgGACATATACACTTTATGTAGGAGGAGCACTGGTGAACAAGTGGTCAAGATTTGTGGTTATCATTTGGGTATTTGTGGTAATAATCCTTACACAGAGTTACACTGCAAGCTTAGCTTCAATGTTAACGGTACGACGTTTGAAGCCAACGTTTGAGGATGTAGGAGAGATAAGAAGGAATGGTTTGTACGTAGGATATCACAAAGATTCCTTCGTTAGAGGGCTTCTCGTAAAACAGTTGCATTTTAAGGAGTCCAAGTTGAAGCCTTACAAAACTCCAGAGGAGTATGATGAAGCCTTGTCAAATGGGAGCGACAACGGCGGGGTGGCTGCTATTTTTGATGAGATTCCCTACGTTAAGCTCTTCCTCGCCAAGTATGGCCCTAAGTATGCAGTGGTTGGACCAATCTACCAAACTGACGGCTTTGGCTTtgtgagtctctctctctctctctctctctatatatatatacctctcaACCTTCTTCTATTATAATTAGCagaagattaattaattaatccatgtcaaatatatagaatatatttctatatatttttgataggtatgttttatatatatgtatatacaaacGTTGCATGCATTCACTTAATTTGTAGGACCATTATGATGGGCATGGGAACATTTACATCCGGCTCCACAAATATTTAGCTaggcaacatttttttttcttattttagtgttatatatataccacttcctcgcatttttttatttatttattatatgcCAGAAGGTATTAAACGCCAAGAAAACCCTCTTGGCATTTAATTCCTGGTATAAATTAAGCTTAAGCCGGCTAGGATATACTCTAGTGTACGTCGAGAAACTTAATTTCCAGGTAGATACGActctttttctattattatttctttatctattttcattattctcaaAGAGGATGAAAGAATCAgattgttttcttcttattaaTTTAACTTATGCATTGCTGAACTACCGTGCTCAGCAAATTGTAACAAATCTTTAGTCAACATGACTAGCTGAATGTTGAACTTTGGTATTTTCGGTACAGACTAgtcaaaataactttttttttttttttttgctattttgacTAGTCCAATATGAGTGCTCTCATGCCATTAATTAGTCAATTTATCaaggtattttaattttatagcCATTGTTACCGTGCTTGACTAGCTAACATGCTATATGCAGCACTactttttacaatatttttataattccTAGACTAGCTAGTCCATTATCCCActtaaatttatcaattaaatatgacgaaaataataatcattaggCTTTAATTTGTTGCTTCAGGCCTTCCCACTTCGATCCCCCCTAGTCTCTCACGTTTCAAGAGCAATCTTGAATGTCACTGAAGATAAAGATAAGATGACGGTAATTAGGCAGAAGTACTTTGCAAGTAAAAAAACTATATGCCAAGATCGAAGTGCCAAACTCTCTTCAGATTCTCTTAGTCTTGGTGTGTACAGCTTCGGGGGGCTCTTCATCATAACAATAGTGGCTTCCATGTTTTCCCTCTTGATATACATGGGCAGGTTCCTTCACTTGCAGTGGCCAGCTCCAAACACTATTCCTTCACAAGGATCCTTATGGTTGAGACTTGTTGAATTGGCAAAGCATTTCGGCCAGAGAGATCTCAGTTTACATCCTTTCAGGAGAAATAATAATGAATCTACCCTAAATCATCCTGAAATAGCTAGTAGTACTGACGATAGTTTGGCAACTTCACCTAGCGTATATGATATACAGAACCATTCAAGGACATTCAATGAAAGTGAAGACAATGCTGCTGTCCACGAAGATGATCAAATATTTTCCTCAGGGCGGCATAGTGATGCATCTGCGAATGTGACTGCGGCCTAACTTATCATAGACATAAATACACTACTTTTATTATTGAAAAGTTTAAATAAACTTGGCCGGTTTGCAAAGAGTCTtgttctggttttttttttttctttgaattataATAAatggttgatgtgatataaacgTAAGAGTattatatttgacttttttgacCCGAGTTTGTGACCCTAAAACGGGATGTACAACAAGTTGCTTTCTTAATTAGGCTATTTTAATTTAGTAAGTAATGTCTTTCAAGTGACTGCTTGGCCCCGATGGAAGAAACTAGGAAAGCATTTCAAAAGTGATTCCTTATTGACCACTCACCTTGTATAATTCCTCTCCGTCCATGGAAAGTGGGCAAGCTAGCTTTATATATGCTCGCTTTGTAAAGTGGAGCAAGCATTATGTTCAGTTTTTCTCCACATATAAAACAACCCTACATTTGAATAGGTTCATGGCTTGACCTATGGTTCAGGGTCCTTTTTCCGTTGCctttatttttgacattttattttctttactcttttttgGTTTATATTACAATTAATCTTAAGTATCATCTGATCATGTGTTTCAAGTGcaatcttttttttgttttgatgaatAAGATTTTCATTCCAACACAATATTACAAAGATACACTCCATAAAAACCAAGCTAGATCAAAGTTGCTTAACAACAAAACaatctacaaaataaaacccCATCTATGTACCTATCCTCTGACATTCACAAAGCTATCGATCTCCattatacaaaacaaaaccaaaacttcaaactcaacaaaaacaatactacatgttggtacagtttccagtacggtgacgtgttgccttgtgattcgttgccttccttgatcttcgctctcctcgtaatctgcaaaataataaacggctcgtcggctcgTGGGGGTGCCAACCATACCCCcacttcgatgcctaagtcagttcaaactatttattttctggagagtatcaataatttcagagcttagagaatctgcctgtCAAATACCTGGtgtagtggtcttatttataggctcacaattcacagttataaaactgctaaaatacttaGAGCATCATCTGATTAAGAGTCTGAGTCCTAAATCACATAgcctttaatcttatcttcatagaattcaaattgggtagtagagtccaagctGGGTaggacactctctttagctaatgtcattctattaggtaccttatcccacatttgatgggatagaagtctatcttgatatatttgggatatgcggctttttggagataatggatggtcttgtacttaagtctaatctggccgggtcaacccgatgggctcagcccccgatactaccttaggcccacgtgtctttggagctgattatttctccaatagttacccccctaattctctt
Coding sequences within:
- the LOC133871609 gene encoding glutamate receptor 2.5-like: MAGQKLCSILFLLLSLWGHAQYMAAVIRVGVVLDLNSTVGEMAESCIFMALSDFYAANANYRTRLTLSTRNSRGDVLGAACSALDLMKNEEVHAIIGPQRSAQAKFVIDMAEKAQVPILSFSATSPSLSPKQNPFFIRTAQDDSAQVKAIITLIQFYGWQEVIPIYEDTDYGNDLVPYLTDAFQEADVRVPYRSVIPPSSKENDILEELNKLKAMQTRIFLVHMTASLGKKLFVLAKNAEMMSEGYAWIITQELSGLFDPIVSTFMDSMQGVLGIRPYIRMSKDLQDFQGRWRKNFTSGKPDYIYKIPGLSLFGLWAYDTVWALAMAVEKASLENSSYVKQNATKSNVDLAALGISEIGPKLLSTILSSTRFQGLSGDFHLVKGQLEASAFEIFNVIGDSERIIGYWTPQKGLSRELFNVSISKDKLKQPVWPGYTADQPKKLRIGVPLRDGFNEFIRVEWCAQTNEPKVSGFSIDMFHAVLAVLPFPLPHEYVPYVNESRQSAGTYDELLYQIKLKKFDAVVADTTIVANRSSYVDFTLPYSESGVSMVVVMKDSEKENIWIFLKPLSWDLWLTIGAASIFTGLTIWALEHRVNTRFRGPREQQIGMIFWFSFSTLILGHRGALVNKWSRFVVIIWVFVVIILTQSYTASLASMLTVRRLKPTFEDVGEIRRNGLYVGYHKDSFVRGLLVKQLHFKESKLKPYKTPEEYDEALSNGSDNGGVAAIFDEIPYVKLFLAKYGPKYAVVGPIYQTDGFGFAFPLRSPLVSHVSRAILNVTEDKDKMTVIRQKYFASKKTICQDRSAKLSSDSLSLGVYSFGGLFIITIVASMFSLLIYMGRFLHLQWPAPNTIPSQGSLWLRLVELAKHFGQRDLSLHPFRRNNNESTLNHPEIASSTDDSLATSPSVYDIQNHSRTFNESEDNAAVHEDDQIFSSGRHSDASANVTAA